One genomic segment of Buchnera aphidicola (Chaitoregma tattakana) includes these proteins:
- the hslV gene encoding ATP-dependent protease subunit HslV, with product MTTILSIRLKKKVVIGGDGQATLGNTVIKSNVKKVRNLYNKKVIAGFAGGTADAFTLFDLFEKKLAVHQGQLQRSAIELAKDWRTDKILRKLEALLAVADKTTSLIITGNGDVIQPENDLIAIGSGGPYAQASAQALLKHSNLTAREIVKESLKISSNICIYTNQIFTIKELLSEK from the coding sequence ATGACAACTATATTAAGCATTAGATTAAAAAAAAAAGTAGTAATAGGGGGAGATGGGCAAGCTACTTTAGGAAACACAGTAATTAAAAGTAATGTTAAAAAAGTAAGAAATTTATACAATAAAAAAGTGATAGCAGGATTTGCAGGTGGTACAGCTGATGCATTCACATTATTTGACTTATTTGAAAAAAAGTTAGCTGTACATCAAGGTCAATTGCAAAGGTCAGCAATAGAATTAGCTAAAGATTGGAGAACAGATAAAATACTAAGAAAATTAGAAGCATTACTAGCTGTAGCAGACAAAACTACATCATTAATAATAACTGGAAATGGAGATGTAATACAACCAGAAAATGACTTAATTGCTATAGGATCCGGAGGACCATATGCTCAGGCATCAGCTCAAGCTCTGTTAAAACATTCTAATTTAACTGCAAGAGAAATCGTAAAAGAATCTTTAAAAATATCATCAAACATTTGTATTTATACAAATCAAATTTTTACAATAAAAGAACTACTTTCAGAAAAATAA
- a CDS encoding oxidative damage protection protein, translating to MKKTIMCEFFKKRLKKQKCQQYPGKIGKKIYEKISEKAWKLWTKKQTKIINEYRLNMTCKNDIRKIEKHMIKFLFKKN from the coding sequence ATGAAAAAAACTATAATGTGTGAATTTTTTAAAAAAAGACTAAAGAAACAAAAATGTCAACAATATCCAGGTAAAATAGGTAAAAAAATATATGAAAAAATATCAGAAAAAGCATGGAAATTATGGACAAAAAAACAAACTAAAATAATCAATGAATACAGATTAAACATGACATGTAAAAATGATATACGAAAAATAGAAAAACATATGATTAAATTCTTATTTAAAAAGAACTAA
- the rplI gene encoding 50S ribosomal protein L9 — protein MKIILSEKVMQLGDKGKVVNVKPGYARNFLFPKKKAVLANAENIKKFYEKKVLMEKKLESRIETLKNVKKKLDKIDKLKIFVKSGKEGKLFGSVNAKIITYNLRKIGVKVNKKSIYIKNNFIRKLGIYNVNLKLYKNIESNIYVEILSK, from the coding sequence ATGAAAATTATACTTTCTGAAAAAGTAATGCAGTTAGGAGATAAAGGAAAGGTTGTAAATGTAAAGCCAGGATATGCTAGAAATTTTTTGTTTCCTAAAAAAAAAGCGGTTTTAGCTAATGCAGAAAATATTAAAAAGTTTTATGAGAAAAAAGTTTTAATGGAAAAAAAGCTAGAAAGCAGGATAGAAACTTTAAAAAATGTTAAAAAAAAATTAGATAAAATAGATAAATTAAAAATTTTTGTAAAATCTGGGAAAGAAGGTAAATTGTTTGGCTCTGTAAATGCTAAAATTATTACATATAATTTAAGAAAGATCGGGGTGAAAGTGAATAAAAAAAGTATATATATAAAAAATAATTTTATTAGAAAGTTAGGAATTTATAATGTTAATTTAAAATTATATAAAAATATTGAATCAAATATTTATGTAGAAATTTTATCTAAATAA
- the rpsR gene encoding 30S ribosomal protein S18 gives MVRYFRRRKFCRFTSEGITEIDYKDINLLRNYVTESGKIVPSRITGTKSKYQRKLSKAIKKARYLALLPYTDKHK, from the coding sequence ATGGTTCGTTATTTCAGAAGAAGGAAATTTTGTAGATTTACTTCAGAGGGAATTACAGAAATAGATTATAAAGATATAAATTTGTTAAGAAATTACGTTACTGAAAGTGGTAAAATAGTTCCTAGTAGAATAACAGGAACTAAATCAAAATATCAAAGAAAATTGTCTAAAGCTATTAAAAAAGCAAGATACTTAGCTTTACTTCCTTATACCGATAAACATAAATAA
- the pgi gene encoding glucose-6-phosphate isomerase: MKYKNFKDVKSWKNLQNRFLKLKNCDVRNLFTSNKNRFKEFSINFLDKMIFDYSKNIIDSRAMNILFKLAEEIGIVQEIKKMFSGSKINETENNSVLHVSLRNYKNKNGFLKDKNTELEIKKCFDKMKNFSIKVINGIWKGCTNKKITDIVNIGIGGSELGPQMINNALKDYKNHLNIHYISNIDNTNLKDVLDKINLETSLFLIVSKTFTTTETIVNANSIKKCFIKKFNNKNFINKHFFAISNNVKNSINFGICKKNIFKIFSWVGGRYSVWSSVGLSIMLSIGHKNFFKFLEGANKMDNHFYKKKINKNIPIILALISFWYNFFFNSATEVILTYSNRLNKFTSYIQQLNMESNGKNCDRNGKRITYNTSQIIWGGTGTNCQHSFFQLLHQGTRLVPCDFVAFVNGYDKKFEKHNIILLSNFFAQTKSLFFGNCDPFYRNKENIKKHCDKFYKKFYGNIPSNSIMFKKLDPISLGILVAMYEHKVFVQGIILNIFSFDQWGVELGKTLSNDIYNVLKMNNHKDYKYDSSTNGLLNYYNSWKE; encoded by the coding sequence ATGAAATATAAAAATTTTAAAGATGTTAAAAGTTGGAAAAATTTACAAAATAGATTTTTAAAACTAAAAAATTGTGATGTTAGAAATTTATTTACTTCTAATAAAAATAGGTTTAAAGAATTTTCTATAAACTTTTTAGATAAGATGATATTTGATTATTCTAAAAACATTATTGATAGTCGAGCTATGAATATTCTTTTCAAACTAGCTGAAGAAATAGGAATTGTACAAGAAATAAAAAAGATGTTTTCTGGTAGTAAAATAAATGAAACTGAAAATAATTCTGTTTTACATGTATCTTTGCGAAACTATAAAAACAAAAATGGTTTTTTAAAAGATAAAAATACAGAGTTAGAAATAAAAAAATGTTTTGATAAGATGAAAAATTTTTCTATAAAAGTAATAAATGGTATATGGAAAGGATGCACTAATAAAAAAATAACTGATATTGTAAATATAGGAATAGGAGGATCGGAATTGGGTCCGCAAATGATTAACAATGCTTTGAAAGATTATAAAAATCATTTAAATATACATTATATATCTAATATAGATAATACTAATTTAAAAGATGTGTTAGATAAAATAAATCTAGAAACTTCATTATTTTTAATAGTTTCTAAAACTTTTACTACTACTGAAACTATTGTTAATGCTAATAGTATAAAAAAATGTTTTATAAAAAAATTTAATAATAAAAATTTTATTAATAAGCATTTTTTTGCTATTTCAAATAATGTGAAGAATTCTATTAATTTTGGTATATGTAAAAAAAATATATTTAAAATTTTTAGTTGGGTAGGAGGAAGATATTCAGTATGGTCATCAGTAGGTTTGTCAATAATGTTGTCTATTGGGCATAAGAATTTTTTTAAATTTTTAGAGGGAGCCAATAAAATGGATAATCATTTTTATAAAAAAAAAATTAATAAAAATATACCTATAATATTGGCATTAATAAGTTTTTGGTATAATTTCTTTTTTAATTCTGCTACAGAAGTAATTTTGACATATAGTAATAGACTTAACAAATTTACTAGTTACATACAACAGTTAAATATGGAGTCTAATGGCAAAAATTGTGATAGAAATGGAAAGAGAATTACATATAACACTAGTCAAATAATATGGGGGGGTACTGGTACTAATTGTCAGCATTCTTTTTTTCAACTATTGCACCAAGGTACCAGATTAGTTCCTTGTGATTTTGTCGCTTTTGTGAATGGCTATGATAAAAAATTTGAGAAACATAATATAATTTTGTTATCTAATTTTTTTGCACAAACTAAGTCATTATTTTTCGGAAATTGTGATCCATTTTACAGAAATAAAGAAAATATAAAAAAACATTGTGATAAATTTTATAAAAAATTTTATGGTAATATTCCTTCTAATTCTATTATGTTTAAAAAATTAGATCCTATTAGTTTAGGAATTCTAGTTGCTATGTATGAACATAAAGTTTTTGTTCAAGGAATAATTTTAAATATATTTAGTTTTGATCAATGGGGAGTAGAACTTGGTAAAACACTATCTAATGATATATATAATGTTTTGAAGATGAATAATCATAAAGATTATAAATATGATAGTTCTACAAATGGCTTATTAAATTATTACAATAGCTGGAAAGAATAA
- the rph gene encoding ribonuclease PH — MNINRSFNRSIEEMRPVIFKKNYTSHADGSILIKIGNTKVLCNASIQEKVPFFIKGQKIGWITAEYGMIPTSTHKRNVREATQGKQKGRTIEIQRLISRSLRSAIDLKKLGERTILLDCDVLEADGGTRSASITGAYIAMAQACKKLMEKKILKTNPIRTIIASISVGIVNDEYMCDLDYKEDSKAYSDINIVMNSEEKIVEIQGTAEVKTFTEKDLYNLISIAKKNIKNLIKIQKKIIKNI; from the coding sequence ATGAATATTAATAGGTCATTTAATAGATCTATAGAAGAAATGAGACCTGTGATTTTTAAAAAAAATTATACTTCTCATGCAGATGGATCTATTTTAATAAAAATTGGCAATACTAAAGTATTATGCAATGCATCTATACAAGAAAAAGTACCATTTTTTATAAAAGGGCAAAAAATTGGTTGGATTACCGCTGAATATGGAATGATTCCTACTTCAACTCATAAAAGAAATGTAAGAGAAGCTACACAAGGAAAACAAAAAGGACGAACAATAGAAATACAAAGATTAATTTCTAGATCTTTAAGATCTGCGATAGATTTAAAAAAGTTAGGAGAAAGAACTATTCTTTTAGATTGTGATGTTTTAGAAGCAGATGGTGGAACTAGATCAGCATCTATAACTGGAGCATATATAGCTATGGCTCAAGCATGTAAAAAGTTAATGGAAAAAAAAATATTGAAAACAAATCCTATAAGAACTATAATAGCATCTATTTCTGTAGGTATAGTAAATGATGAATACATGTGTGATTTAGATTATAAAGAAGATTCAAAAGCTTACTCTGATATTAATATAGTAATGAATTCAGAAGAAAAAATTGTAGAAATACAAGGAACAGCAGAAGTTAAAACTTTTACAGAAAAAGATTTATATAATCTAATATCAATAGCAAAAAAAAACATTAAAAACCTTATAAAAATACAAAAAAAAATCATAAAAAATATATAA
- the miaA gene encoding tRNA (adenosine(37)-N6)-dimethylallyltransferase MiaA — MIENNKVVIFLMGPTCCGKTSLAMDIHNSINSQIISVDSSLVYKKMNIGTAKPTINELKKYPHKLVDIKYPNECYSVADFYSDALREIKQAFLSNKVPLLVGGTMLYYKILLEGLINLPKKNVNLSKRITLCAKNNRILLHKKLSKIDPCSASKININDIYRLSRALEVYYTSGKKKSSFFKKKRFKYTVLQFVIVPIEKKFLYNRIFYRLQKMINLGFEKEVYELFKNNVLHVKSQAMNCIGYSQMWNFINEKITYDQMFNEIFFLTKKLVKKQMTWIRSWKNLNFLYFENNKKSKDKIFKILKNFKKNS; from the coding sequence ATGATAGAGAATAATAAAGTAGTTATTTTTTTGATGGGCCCTACATGTTGCGGAAAAACTTCTTTGGCGATGGATATTCATAATAGTATAAATTCACAAATAATTAGTGTTGATTCTTCTTTAGTTTATAAAAAGATGAATATAGGAACTGCAAAACCTACTATAAATGAATTGAAAAAATATCCTCATAAGCTAGTAGATATTAAATATCCTAATGAATGTTATTCCGTAGCAGATTTTTATTCCGATGCGTTAAGAGAAATAAAGCAGGCATTTCTATCTAATAAAGTGCCTTTATTGGTTGGTGGCACTATGTTATATTATAAAATATTATTAGAGGGATTAATAAATTTACCAAAGAAGAATGTAAATCTCTCTAAAAGGATTACTTTATGTGCTAAAAATAATAGAATACTTCTTCATAAAAAATTATCTAAAATAGATCCTTGCAGCGCTAGTAAAATAAATATAAATGATATATATAGATTGTCTAGAGCATTAGAAGTTTATTATACTTCTGGAAAGAAAAAAAGTAGTTTTTTTAAGAAAAAAAGGTTTAAATATACAGTATTACAATTTGTTATTGTTCCTATTGAAAAGAAATTTTTATATAATAGAATATTTTATCGCTTGCAGAAAATGATAAATTTAGGTTTTGAAAAAGAAGTTTATGAATTATTTAAAAACAATGTTTTACATGTAAAATCTCAAGCTATGAATTGTATAGGATATTCTCAAATGTGGAATTTTATAAATGAAAAAATTACATATGATCAAATGTTTAATGAGATATTTTTTTTAACTAAAAAATTAGTCAAAAAACAAATGACTTGGATAAGATCTTGGAAAAATTTGAATTTTTTGTATTTTGAAAATAACAAGAAATCTAAAGATAAAATTTTTAAGATTTTAAAAAATTTTAAAAAAAATAGTTAA
- the trmB gene encoding tRNA (guanosine(46)-N7)-methyltransferase TrmB, whose product MNIINKNSLYNCIDLVLKNSFHRDVKSFVIRRKKISEFQYNIINRYWKKFCINFIYLRKIKHFFLNKNPIIIDIGFGDGKKILYDAIQNYRVNFLGIEVFLKGILYCLNRCYINNIKNFKIICYDAFYVFKYMLLDNSIFKIQIFFPDPWKKRKHNKRRLINLMFLSLIKMKLQKNGILHIITDCRSYYKNIVKNISIIKCFKKFFFIEMTTKRCKKTFFNCNTKYEIKAKNKKKFIYNMIYIKN is encoded by the coding sequence ATGAATATTATAAATAAAAATAGTTTGTATAATTGCATAGACCTTGTTTTAAAAAATTCTTTTCATAGAGATGTTAAAAGTTTTGTAATTAGAAGAAAAAAAATCAGTGAGTTTCAATATAATATTATAAATAGATATTGGAAAAAGTTTTGTATAAATTTTATATATTTACGTAAAATTAAACATTTTTTTTTAAATAAAAACCCTATTATAATAGATATAGGATTTGGAGATGGTAAGAAAATATTGTACGATGCTATTCAAAATTATAGAGTAAATTTTTTAGGAATTGAAGTTTTTTTAAAAGGAATTTTATATTGTTTGAATAGATGTTATATAAACAATATAAAAAATTTTAAAATAATTTGTTATGACGCATTTTATGTTTTTAAATATATGTTATTAGACAATTCTATATTTAAAATACAAATATTTTTTCCTGACCCATGGAAGAAGAGAAAACATAATAAGAGAAGATTGATAAATTTAATGTTTTTGTCTTTAATAAAGATGAAATTACAGAAGAATGGCATATTACATATAATAACTGATTGTAGATCGTATTATAAAAATATTGTTAAGAATATAAGTATTATTAAGTGTTTTAAAAAATTCTTTTTTATAGAGATGACTACAAAAAGATGTAAAAAAACTTTTTTTAATTGTAATACTAAATATGAAATAAAAGCAAAAAATAAAAAAAAGTTTATATATAATATGATATATATAAAAAATTGA
- the rpsF gene encoding 30S ribosomal protein S6, whose amino-acid sequence MNHYEIVLIFHPGNSNLVSKIIDKYVNLIRKNGGIIHRIENWGRKHLSYPIKKIHKGHYVLINIEVLKKTINILENKIRFDENILRNLIISTKKAISSKSPVFLLKESENKLQNG is encoded by the coding sequence ATGAATCATTATGAAATAGTTTTAATATTCCATCCTGGAAATAGTAATTTAGTATCTAAAATTATAGATAAATATGTAAATCTAATAAGAAAAAATGGTGGAATTATACATAGGATAGAAAATTGGGGAAGGAAACATCTGTCTTATCCTATAAAAAAAATTCACAAAGGTCATTATGTTTTAATAAATATAGAGGTGTTGAAAAAAACTATAAATATTTTAGAAAATAAAATTAGGTTTGATGAAAATATATTGAGAAATCTTATAATATCCACGAAAAAAGCTATAAGTTCTAAGTCTCCTGTGTTTTTACTTAAAGAGTCTGAAAATAAGTTGCAAAATGGTTAG
- the rpmE gene encoding 50S ribosomal protein L31 translates to MKKNIHPNYKKTVATCSCGNIINFFSTINKESINLDICGVCHPFFTGKQRVVDTSGRIERFNKKFKNF, encoded by the coding sequence GTGAAAAAAAATATACACCCAAATTATAAAAAAACAGTAGCTACTTGTTCATGTGGTAATATCATTAATTTTTTTTCTACTATAAATAAAGAATCTATTAATTTGGACATATGTGGTGTTTGTCATCCATTTTTTACTGGGAAACAACGTGTTGTTGATACTAGTGGTAGAATAGAAAGATTTAATAAAAAATTTAAAAATTTTTAA
- the hemW gene encoding radical SAM family heme chaperone HemW produces the protein MKKKINLSLYIHIPWCLRKCPYCNFNVKVFNKKHKNNSIKYMQSIQIDLKNDIKLINKRKICSIFIGGGTPTLLSNKEIEKMLKNIKKKIKFKKDIEITIEIDPSTIKTQNIEFYKKIGINRISLGIQSFSNYQLMFLKRMYKYKKAIKIINYCNKIKEIKTNIDIIHSLPKQSLYYALTDIKIATKSNPDHISWYKLNIEKNTSFYKNKIKNPNKKISLKILKYGNMILKKKGYKQYEISSYHKRSSKSVHNLNYWNFGDYLGIGCGAHGKITQKNGTIIRTIKEKNIEKYISKKYIYKINAIKKKDKIIEFFINKLRLYQPILIKDFLKLTTINPSEIYKNIKSAEKEGYIQITKKKWIPTKKGKNFLEDLLLIFT, from the coding sequence ATGAAAAAAAAAATCAATTTAAGTTTATATATACATATACCATGGTGTTTAAGAAAATGCCCTTACTGTAATTTTAATGTTAAAGTTTTTAATAAAAAGCACAAAAATAATTCTATAAAATATATGCAAAGTATACAAATAGATTTAAAAAATGATATTAAGTTAATAAACAAAAGAAAAATATGCAGTATATTTATTGGTGGAGGAACACCCACGCTATTATCTAACAAAGAAATAGAAAAAATGTTAAAAAACATTAAAAAAAAAATAAAATTTAAAAAAGACATAGAAATAACAATAGAAATAGATCCAAGCACTATAAAAACACAAAATATAGAATTTTATAAAAAAATAGGAATAAATAGAATATCATTAGGTATACAAAGTTTTAGTAATTATCAATTAATGTTTTTAAAAAGAATGTATAAATATAAAAAAGCAATAAAAATTATAAACTATTGCAATAAAATTAAAGAAATTAAAACTAACATAGACATTATTCATAGCTTACCAAAACAATCATTATACTATGCTTTAACAGACATAAAAATTGCTACTAAATCTAATCCAGATCACATTTCCTGGTACAAACTAAATATAGAAAAAAATACTTCGTTTTATAAAAACAAAATAAAAAATCCTAATAAAAAAATATCACTTAAAATATTAAAATATGGAAACATGATTTTAAAAAAAAAAGGATATAAACAATATGAAATATCATCTTATCATAAAAGATCTAGCAAATCTGTACATAATCTAAACTATTGGAATTTTGGTGACTATTTAGGCATAGGATGTGGAGCACATGGAAAAATTACACAAAAAAATGGAACAATAATAAGAACTATAAAAGAAAAAAATATAGAAAAATATATTTCTAAAAAATATATATATAAAATAAATGCAATAAAAAAAAAAGATAAAATTATAGAATTTTTTATAAATAAATTAAGATTGTACCAACCTATTTTAATAAAAGACTTTTTAAAATTGACTACAATAAACCCATCGGAAATATATAAAAATATAAAATCAGCAGAAAAAGAGGGATATATACAAATAACAAAAAAAAAATGGATACCGACTAAAAAAGGAAAAAACTTTTTAGAAGATCTCTTGTTAATATTTACATAA
- the sbcB gene encoding exodeoxyribonuclease I, with product MQLRKVKFVFYDYETFGLIPALDKPIQFSCVITDYNLNIISSNICFFCKPPIDYLPNIESIFVTKISPLDLLKKDCLNEYFFTKNIHNIFVKKNICITGYNNFKFDDEFTRNIFYRNFFDPYSWHWKNNNSRLDILVMLRAYYSFRPENIIWPVIKKYNIVSFKLSKFTKSNNILHKKAHDAIDDVYATLYVAKFLKNKNKKLFNYIFKIRLKKNVINVIKRNFGKPMLYSSNIFGVTKFNLSTVFFLFFYPNNSNIAIMLDLSKDLKILFHYICKSYRTSLEIKTLIRLGVLFVYLNRLPVLAPFSVARKEDLCRMKIDVLNKKAKIKYIKSKFKIFSFIKTCMLFKKNIVKNSIDVDLKIYEKFTNYKDKKLMNIIHSIDIKKISKLKILFCDNRMNELFFRLKARNFICSLNMLEKKKWKRHCIKIFSKKFLVKYVEDLKYNLYKFWFDKDKVILIKKVFIYIKYILYKINNY from the coding sequence ATGCAATTAAGAAAGGTAAAGTTTGTATTTTATGACTATGAAACTTTTGGTTTAATTCCTGCCTTAGATAAACCTATTCAATTTTCTTGTGTTATTACAGATTATAATTTAAATATAATAAGTTCAAACATTTGTTTTTTTTGTAAGCCTCCTATAGACTATTTACCTAACATAGAATCAATTTTTGTTACTAAAATATCTCCATTAGATTTATTGAAAAAAGATTGTTTAAATGAATATTTTTTTACTAAAAACATACATAATATATTTGTTAAAAAAAATATCTGTATCACTGGATATAATAATTTTAAGTTTGATGATGAATTTACTAGAAATATATTTTATAGAAATTTTTTTGATCCATATAGTTGGCATTGGAAAAATAATAATTCTAGATTAGATATATTAGTAATGCTAAGAGCATATTATTCTTTTAGACCTGAAAACATAATTTGGCCTGTAATTAAAAAATATAATATTGTAAGTTTTAAATTAAGTAAGTTTACTAAGAGTAATAATATTTTACATAAAAAAGCTCATGATGCAATTGATGATGTATATGCTACACTTTATGTAGCAAAATTTTTAAAAAATAAAAATAAAAAACTTTTCAATTATATTTTTAAAATTAGATTAAAAAAAAATGTTATTAATGTTATTAAAAGAAATTTTGGAAAACCCATGTTATATTCTTCTAATATATTTGGAGTTACAAAATTTAATTTATCTACTGTGTTTTTTTTGTTTTTTTACCCTAATAATTCTAATATAGCTATTATGTTAGATTTGTCTAAAGATTTAAAAATTCTTTTTCATTATATTTGTAAAAGTTATAGAACAAGTTTAGAAATTAAAACTTTAATACGTTTAGGAGTTTTATTTGTATATTTAAATAGATTGCCAGTTTTAGCTCCATTTTCTGTAGCAAGAAAGGAGGATTTATGTAGAATGAAAATTGATGTTTTAAATAAAAAAGCAAAAATAAAATATATAAAATCTAAATTTAAAATATTTTCATTTATTAAAACCTGTATGTTATTTAAAAAAAATATTGTAAAAAATAGCATAGATGTAGATTTAAAAATATATGAAAAGTTTACAAACTATAAAGATAAAAAATTAATGAACATTATTCATAGTATAGATATAAAAAAGATTTCTAAATTAAAGATTTTATTTTGTGACAATAGAATGAATGAGTTGTTTTTTAGGTTAAAAGCTAGAAATTTTATATGTTCATTAAATATGTTAGAGAAAAAAAAATGGAAAAGACATTGTATAAAAATTTTTAGCAAAAAATTTTTAGTAAAATATGTAGAAGATTTAAAGTATAACTTATATAAATTTTGGTTTGATAAAGACAAAGTGATTTTAATAAAAAAAGTTTTTATATATATAAAGTATATATTATATAAAATAAATAATTATTAG
- the ruvX gene encoding Holliday junction resolvase RuvX, which yields MNYISFDYGTKYIGVAIGQNITNTGNILQSIRLKNKIVNWNKIKKIIKYWNPTSIIVGLPLNMDGTEQEFTIETKNFAYKISKKFKIKVYMHDERLSTIEAKHILFTKGIKNLTKNKINSTSALIILESWLLKNKEK from the coding sequence ATGAACTACATATCTTTTGACTACGGAACTAAATATATAGGAGTTGCTATAGGACAAAATATTACAAATACAGGCAACATATTACAATCTATAAGATTAAAAAACAAAATAGTAAATTGGAATAAAATAAAAAAAATAATAAAATATTGGAACCCAACATCTATAATAGTAGGATTACCACTAAACATGGATGGAACAGAACAAGAATTTACTATAGAAACAAAAAATTTTGCATATAAAATAAGCAAAAAATTTAAAATAAAAGTGTACATGCATGATGAAAGGTTAAGTACTATAGAAGCTAAACACATATTATTTACAAAAGGTATAAAAAATTTAACAAAAAACAAAATAAATTCTACATCAGCTTTAATAATACTAGAAAGTTGGTTGTTAAAAAACAAAGAAAAATAA
- the orn gene encoding oligoribonuclease produces the protein MNKNKLIWIDLEMTGLDPEKDFILEIGIIITDKQLKETKSQISIPIYQKPKILNKMNEWSKKIHKKNGLIKKSKNSKYNEALAERKIIKFIKKTVEKKQSPMCGSSNFIDKLFLKKFMPDLLDYFHYRSIDVSSIKELSKIWNKNVYKKFKKHKNHTVIEDIKNSIRELIHYKKHFLKCD, from the coding sequence ATGAACAAAAATAAACTAATATGGATAGATTTAGAAATGACAGGATTAGACCCAGAAAAAGATTTTATATTAGAGATAGGTATAATTATAACAGATAAACAACTAAAAGAAACAAAATCACAAATTTCTATTCCTATATATCAAAAACCTAAAATTTTAAATAAAATGAATGAGTGGAGTAAAAAAATACATAAAAAAAATGGATTAATAAAAAAATCAAAAAACAGCAAATATAATGAAGCGCTAGCAGAAAGAAAAATAATAAAATTTATAAAAAAAACTGTTGAAAAAAAACAGTCACCAATGTGTGGAAGTTCTAATTTCATAGACAAACTGTTTCTAAAAAAATTTATGCCAGATTTGTTAGATTATTTTCACTATAGATCAATAGATGTAAGCTCTATAAAAGAATTATCAAAAATATGGAATAAAAACGTATATAAAAAATTTAAAAAACACAAAAACCATACTGTAATAGAGGATATAAAAAATTCTATAAGAGAACTTATACATTATAAAAAACACTTTTTAAAATGTGATTAA